The Dermacentor silvarum isolate Dsil-2018 chromosome 7, BIME_Dsil_1.4, whole genome shotgun sequence genomic sequence CATGCATATTCTATCGACTACAGACCCTCTATAGAAATTCCCTATAGACAATGTATAGGCTTTATAGATATAAGCCACGAAGGTTCCTGTTGAACAGAAAAATCTGTTTAAATGTCGAACTGTTGTCTTCCCATCTCGCGTCATCGATTCAAAAACCTCTAAGTTCGGCAGTGGTAAGCGGCATATGGTAGGGCGTGTCGGCATTTTGGTCTCCTAGCGTTCGGTTTCGTCCTACTTCTTGGCGGCTGCGGCGGCAGCGCGACCGCTGAGCCTAGCGCCGTAACCCGGATACAGGGACTGTCCCCTGGACACGTCATCGTCGGTGAGGAAAGGAGCGTCCTCGACGCCGATGTTGTCGTTGACGTAGTAGAAGTCCCGGGCGTTCTGGCACGGCACCGCCTCTTCCGGGAAGGAGCAGGTGAGCGTCAGCTGGTTGAACACGGTCTGGTTGCCGCAGAAGAAGCTCCAGTGGTACATCTGCGAAGAAAAAGGTGTCATCGTCGAATGTTCATGAAGGCTGGAGCGAGCGTCCTATATAGTTCTGCACGTTAAATGTGCGCGCGCACGGCATAGCTCGGGTGATTATGTGATCAAACGTTTAGCGAGCATGCAGTATACAATATAGAAATAAGCACATGGGGCGCactttcggggggaggggggagagacTTGCTGCCACATAAGCGCATTCATATACTGCCACGTGCTGTACGATTCGCAGGCGAAACGAACAGCGCGTTGCAGCTACTTTACGTGGTAGGCATTTCAGTTCCATTTAGGTCCCGAATATAAGGGTACCGTGTGCAGCGATACCAAACCACCCTCACCAGCACCAGTAAAAGGCCGAATTACATTTCATCTAACAACGATGTACTGCTCTTTGGTTAACATATTGAGTAGGTGCGCTTCACAGCGATTCAATATAGCCAAAGCACGAAATTTTGCTTATTCACCTAGCTCTGCCTGACCTGTGCTGTATACGAGTGCGTGCTGCCTCCGTTGGCAGAAACAGCGCTCCCAGGTCTTTATTGCAAGGGATACTTTCATATGTCAATGGATCCGTACCTACTAGTACTAGTACAGCTTTCCACCTTGCGGATACTTCCAGATTACACGCAACATTGACCTGCCAGTGTATATAGATGAGAATTCAGCCAGTGGAAGTCTTTTCTGAGCGATTGCCAGTGGAAGTCTTTTCTGACCGATCGCCCTTCATTTTTTATGCATTACGAAGCTTCTCTCTTCACGTATGGCTTTTATAGTATGGTGTCTGCACGTACCTGCTCACTGCCGTCGGCGAGCACGACCGGGTGGCAGATGTGGAAGATCTTGCACTCGTTGTCCGTGTCGGCGTAGTAGCCGTACCGCAGGCCCGCGCAGCTGAAGCTCGTCTGGTAGCTACCGACGATCAGCTCGGAGCCGTCTGGGAGCTCGTACGCGGCCCGCTTGGAGCGTTTGGGCGActccttctgcgcatgcgcgaaacgAACACCCATGAGAATCTCTCCGGCTACTCAAGAAAATAGTGAAAAAGAATCACAGATCAAGGGATTTTAGATATCAACCTGCGGCATCACTTTTCCCTGATTCCTTAGACCATACAAAGAGACGGAGGCCCCCAGCTGGCTTGTACGACCCACTAAAAATGTCACTTGAGGGGACGCATACTTCAGAAATCAATGTTGCCCGCTCTGGATTTGATGACTTCTGTATTGGGAACTCTACATGTGTTTGAAGCACGGAAATGTTTTGGGTGCGATAAACAGCACTACCGCGTACGTTTTATCCGGTGTAAGGATGGTCTTGCGCATTTCCCAAATCACCATCACGTCAattctctttctgtcttttttctttctcgctatgtgctcacaaattaaaaaaaaagaaacaatggcGCTTTAATGTTGCTTGCAGCTTGTGCCCACTAGAGATACTGGTTGCCAATGTCCAAAATTTTTACGCGTGATATAACAAACGAAGGTAAGCGTTATGACGGTGATGGACACGGGATGTCGGATAACGCAACGAGCAAAGGTTTTGTTGAGAGGCTTGTTCACTGCAGACGGCTCTAGAGCTTATAGCCTACCACAGCCTTGAAATTGCTCTACAGCATGGAGACTCTTGCGATCACGGGCTCATAAACCGGAGCGGATAAGCACTTCTAGAAATACTATTCAGACTTTTTTGCATGCCTGCTCCGGAACCTCTTACGTGCAGCAGGTAATTGCGGGCATAGTTTTTGATTCTCCACCAGTTCGTGATTGTAGTGCTGTCGAGCTTGCTATAAAAAGCACAAACAAGAACCTTAATGATTACGGGGCACGTTTAAAGGGACATGTTGAAACGTGCTATTGCTGTGCGGTAAACGGGGACAGTGAAACTTGGTCAATGCCTCGATGTGAGCCCCATGATTCATACTGAAACAAAATCTAATCAACTGGAGCGGCTACAAAGTATTAAGAATGAAGACGATGATTTCGCCGATACTTTCGCAGCAACTTCCTCAAGGAAGTACGAGATGTTCCTGCTGTTAGAACATAGAAAAGATGCCCCGACGCCATAATTTCACTCGTAGGAGACTAATAAACCCGTGCCTTATTACGCTGATGCTAATAAGGCGAGTTTCATTTCTTGTTATGCAAATCAAACTGAGACACATCGCTGTTGCAGCTTCATGGACAAACGCTAGTTAAGAAGGAAGGAAGCACCGGCCTTATGAATAGCCTAGGACGAAGTTATTCAATAAGATGTCGCACCGGGCTATGGACCGTCGGGTTAGCATCCGTCGTGCACATCAAGTCGAGGTCAGGAACGGTGCACCGGGAAGCACGCGGCATTGTGCTCTAATTAATTACGAGCCGATTGCGCCTTGCCTGCCCTTCGAGGCCGCTGATGCTTGGAAGAGTTAGAGTGCCAGTTGGCGACCTCCGCGACACAAGTGGCGCCGGTGCTATTCTTCTTCTTTCGCGACCTCGACCCGTCGTTAGTGAGAGCCGCTGTGAACACCGCAGTCCACAGCTCGTTCTAGTTGGGTGCAGTGGCGCGGAAGCCTAAGTAGTACAACGGAACGTAGTGCCTCACCTAACTTACAGTGCCTGACCTAATGACCAAGACATCCTTCGGTGGCCTGTGCCATGTCGATCACGCGTAGCAAGAGGTACGGCTGTGGCGACCATGTTTCGACGCGGTAACGCAGGCATGTCGAACAAAGAAGTGGGGCGGTGTGACGGAGTGATACAACGTTCGAGGCCGCGCCGTGTTGCATGCAGTTCCTGTGGGAGAGCCGCGGAGAGCTTATCCTTCACAATGGCTTTCGGCGCGTCGACTGCGCGGCATCTGCCGGGGCTAATTGTCCAATTACGCGACTCTGGTATTACGGAAGCAACCATcgctgcttgttttttttttttttttttgcttgtttctttctttcgttgtCAGTGCGCGTGTGAGCGCAAAGGTTAGCGCGCCCGGCGTCTCGTCAAATCCCCAGATTGCTGCCGCGAAGAAAGGGATAGTGCCGACGCTGCCTGGCGCAAGTTCCCGGCACTTAGCAGTGTGAAGGGAAGTGTGTATACAGAATGGCGCACTTCGTGCACAATGGCCGGGGAAGGCCCGAGCGTGCGCATTCCTGTGGCAAACGGCGTGATTGCTTCGTGCTCTGGCCGTTCATTAACACCGAAGCCTACTGGCATTTCCGCGTGCGCTTGACTCCAGTCGGCTCCTCACCTTCCGTAATCCGCGGCACCGGTTTCTGCGAAGAGAAAGCCAGGGTTGCTCCGAGCCCCGACCCTGCACATAGGCTTCTCCTTTCCTGTATCGTTTGGCATGCAGTCGCCATACATTTTGACGCGCTAGATACTTCAATCGCTAAGATCACCGGTGCCAAGACGATTCCTTATTTGACTACAATATTGCCAAAACTTGCGGCCAGAATTAGTGGTGTAGATGAACTTGTACTTGGGCTAAGCAATGACCGTAGCCTTAACACGACACACACAGGAAAGGTGACCGGACGGACAGCTTTCGTCCTGTCACCTCTTTACATCTTGGCAACGCTACGTTTGCTGATTTAATGATCACTACCTTCATGAAGCTTGTCTCTTCCCTTTCCACTCTCTCTCGcgttttgccccccccccccccctactccttccccccgtgcagcgtagtcaaccggaactacctctggtcaacctccctgcctttctatgcatcctttctctctctttgtacgGTGCACTCAGCATGAGCGATTTCGTGCAAACTGATACTGGAGTCTAAGGAAAGTTTGTCAGCTCACTCCGGGTTCATTTCACGTTATTTTCATTTTACCGTTTGTATTGAATTTCAATCTGGGCGCAGTCATGCCGCAATGCTATACACGACGCTGACATGCGGACGGTTTGTACGGGCCCCCGTAAAGTCTTCCATCATCACCTCCGGTCTCAGCCAACGCTGGCTCGCGGCCAGCGAGCGAAACgcgcagacggcggaagcaacgACACAGCTTACGCTTGCTTGTACAGCTTCGTCAAGGTTGGCGCGGTCTCCGATTTTTTTCCTCCTCGGCGTATCTCGGCGGCGGCACCTGCCAACTGGTTTTCGTGCCGTCGATGCCCGCACTTTTTGAGTGTTTTGAGTCTCGGGACACTCCTTCCCGGACAAGTTTTGTGGATCGTTATTTTGCCGCCGATCTCATTGAGCCAAGGATAGCGCTCTTTTCTGTCCAGGCTCACTAAAGACGATATAGAAGCTTCCGAGGCCTGCGTGACTCAGTGAGGAACCTCGATGAGAAATAAAGCGAGTCGCCGGTTTCATGCGGAAAATTGCACCCTCGATGAATTCATGTGTTTAGGAggttaaaaattaaaattaaattatggggtattacgtgccaaaaccacgatctgattatgaggcacgccgtagtggaggactccggaaatttggactacctggggttgtttaacgggcagctaaatctaagtacacgggtccGAAACGATGTCTAAACCGACGGTGACATGGTGAGATTGGAAAAGAAGCTACCACCTTATGAAGCTTTCCTATGCGAGTGCAGATGATACgacggaaggagagagagagaaaatagaaGAAAGTAAAGGCAGGAAgattaaccagacgcacgtccggtttgctaccctgcactgggagaaggggGTATAATTAATCTAAAGTTAACGGGCAACGCTTCCACGCGAGCATGCATGAGCCATTCAGTATGTACGCGCTGAAATCATTAACGCTTGCTGCTCAAAATGAAAGATTAGAGCCGTGGCGGTCTAGCGTGTAAAGCAGCAACCTTGACGCTTAGCGCGTCAGTCGGTGCGAAGGGTATCCGGACTTGGCGATTACGTCATGCGATCGAAGGAAGTTGATATTTTGTGACCTTCTCTCGCGAAGGCTGATGATGTTGTGGTGCTTAGAATCGTTGAATAAGTGATTCGCACTTTGCGAAGGCCTACCTAACAATAGCCGCGGAGGATATAATTGAATCAATAGGGATTATTGGCCCGTCATTGTCTGGCACGTCTCACACAGTACCCAGTTCCTCCATTATAGTTTGTAGTAGCTGAGTTGTTGAAGGTATATCACAGCGCTTCTCTGTAGGATAGCTTTGGGTGGGATTTGCAGATAACTCGGCTATGTGAAGCATTTCTCCGGCACTAGCGTTCAATTCTCTAAATTTAAATGGATTGCGTTTTAGAAATGAAGAATTACTTAAAGACAAAATGCTCTAGATGGTTCCTGCCTTATACAGTTTCGCGTTTGTACGCTTTCGTGTAAGTTCGTACGTTATACGATTGCGCACGTTATGTTCTTCAACGTACACGCGAAGCACTGGTAGCATGAGGAACAAAATCTTTCATCACTCTTATGCGTAAACAATCAGTTATAGTTTGTTAAGCCGCACGCTTTATAATACAAATAACAATGAACTCACCTTTGGAATAGCTATCGCGACAGCTAGGCAGAGGGCACCTGTAAGGATGAAAAAGAAATAGCGGCAAACTGTGAACAAGCTCATGGTCATGTATGTATAAATATTCACTGTATGTACGAAACATACCAGCCGAAATGAAGATGGTTTAGCTAGTCCGACAAAACAAAACAGTTTTCTTGCCTCACCAGACGTTGATCTTAAACAAAAACCTGTTGTTCGCAATACTTCCCGCAAGAAATATCCCCAAGGGCGTTTGATGCTTAGACgatgtttttcttttccttcttgttCGTTTCTTCTTTTGTTTCGTTCTCTTCGCATTTTGCTTTTCATGGTGATGTAATTTGTCCGGTGGCGGTTGTTGTCGCTTTCGTTTTGCGCCCCGGAGCGGCGTACGTGACAAGAAATGCCAAGTGCGGAGATTAAGTGCATAGCGTAGAAGCATATTCTACTCCCTCCAccctctcattctttttttttctgagttctGCGATAAATGGATCGATGTGTAAGTGTGCATACTTGCGTCCTAAAGCCCGAATGTTGTCCTTACGTATGTTAAAAGTGCATGATTCATTAAATTTGGGCGTTAACGAATTCCAGAAGCAGCAGAAAACTTGACGGACAACCTGCCATACACAGGCAGTCCTGGCAGATATATATGGCAGACAACGTGTCATGTATCGGGTGGAACTGGAGTGTGAGAAAGCCAGTTGCGTCAATTTGTTTAAGAGGAAGTTTTCCACTGATGAATTTGTGCATTAAAATTAGAATTCGGGAAGATTTTGCACACATAATATGTTAGTGTGGTAATATGTGTGGTAATAAATGTTCCCGGGCGATATACTTacgcccacttttttttttttttgagacgtGCTTCTTGAATTAGATCCTTGGTGACTGTGCACCAGGTGTGAACAACATACCAAATTGTTTTCCTTCTTCGCCAGAATGGACTCACCTGGAGAATATGCGCCCGTTTAGGATTGCAATGGTTAAGTTACGGTAGTTTGACCATCACATCTAACGTAGTGAATTACGTAGTGAATTACGTAGCAGACTTACATCACCATCGCCATCGTTCCCTCGGTGGGTTCGAAAATTGGGGATAAGAAATAGGTAGTCACCAGATTGTGCCTggaaatgcttttgcattcagtGCAGGTTTTTAAGGTGTTGTCATGTTGAGTCACCATTTCAAATACCCGTTTAAATAATCAATTTTTGAGAAAGATACCTCACATCTTGAAATGCGACAAATGCGCTTAAGTCTAGAAAGTATGATTCCAACGAGAGATTAAGAGGCGAAACATGCATCCGGTGTTAATGTTGTAGTAACTCAGTACGCTGCTCATCAGGGTTTGAAATTGAGAGAAAACACCTTGCTATCGCTTCTTGCCGTATGCATAATTAGTGTATTCATAAAATATAGCTTATCTAAAAGAGTCGGTCATAGCTTACGTAGCAGACAGAAGAATATCTTTGGGAACGTCAACGTACGCCCAACGTATATTTCTTGAGAAAGTCCGGGAACCTCCTAAATGGGTGGGGAAACTTATTACTGCTCTTTTTAAAAACAGCTTTCTATTTCTGACGTCATTCCTTGCCCCATTGCCCACTGCCTTATCTACCCGCAGGTGTCCTTGCAAACTTCTCGGCTTCGATATTATCCTCGATTATGTCCTAGTATGTTTGCTTACGATGACCTTGTACCCAAAGAACCCAAAGAACCCTTCGTGCGTCTCTGTTTAACGTGAGCTTCTTTTTCTCATCATTATGTTTATTAAACAGCCACACCTTCATCTTTAGAGGAACGACAGACGTTCATCCTGCGTTGCGACAATCCCCGCACTCGACGACAATGTTTCTGTTGTAGTGGCTTCGAGACATGGTTCGCACCCACGAGTGGGATCGACCACACACgaggagataaaaaaaaactgcgcacGGCGAAGGAAGAATAAATAAGAGGGGCAAATAAAAGGAAAACATCTATACGAAAGTAAAGAGCCATTTTCCTTCACGTGAGGCTATCAAGCAGACTTACATCGTCATCAAAAAGCGGGGTGAACTGATGCGAGCCGAGGTGTTTACCAATCATTTATCAGTAGAATGAGAAGTACTTCGGTCTGTCCACGCCAGGTGCTATTCGCGGGATACTAATAACGGAGCCAAGTCATTAGCGACGAACAGAACCACCCGTCGTCTGAAGGAGGAAGTCAGAATATTAATATGAACAGCACTCGCATGCGCATCAACCTTTGCGCAATGAGAAATAACGGacgcattctctctctctctccccctctctctctatcccATTTCGTTCCTGGTGGTCAGTGAGCGCAGCGTAGGTTGCGGCTTGACCGATCAGTGGGGCCACAGAGGTAGCGATGTTTCCTTCCCGCTTGCACAATGGAGGAGCGTCCAATTGCGGCCTTGTCAGCGGTCGTCGCAAACATTCTCTGGCGCACTATAAAAAGCAATTCGACGTGGTTGCGTTGTGAGCCGATGCAAACTGGAAATCGAAGCGGGAAAATCTTTTTTTCTCGCGCTTTGTCGCAAGTGCTATCTGCGGGAAAAGTACGGATGGTCACATGATCATTGAGAGCGTCGCGTGAGCTTTTTGGCACGAGGAGGCAG encodes the following:
- the LOC119458057 gene encoding uncharacterized protein LOC119458057 isoform X2; protein product: MKTTLIAFGALCLAVAIAIPKESPKRSKRAAYELPDGSELIVGSYQTSFSCAGLRYGYYADTDNECKIFHICHPVVLADGSEQMYHWSFFCGNQTVFNQLTLTCSFPEEAVPCQNARDFYYVNDNIGVEDAPFLTDDDVSRGQSLYPGYGARLSGRAAAAAAKK
- the LOC119458057 gene encoding U-scoloptoxin(01)-Cw1a isoform X1; the encoded protein is MKTTLIAFGALCLAVAIAIPKKESPKRSKRAAYELPDGSELIVGSYQTSFSCAGLRYGYYADTDNECKIFHICHPVVLADGSEQMYHWSFFCGNQTVFNQLTLTCSFPEEAVPCQNARDFYYVNDNIGVEDAPFLTDDDVSRGQSLYPGYGARLSGRAAAAAAKK